One part of the Arcanobacterium phocisimile genome encodes these proteins:
- a CDS encoding DUF499 domain-containing protein produces MASNNRERVGKAFDLLSEGLIDVVDTVMTQYYETSDWPMKMAEEDAHRHNSSPRILTKEDVYVQLRAITEKGYEFKDILSRAQQGFAAELRETRNSWAHIERFSSDDTLRALDTIERLLRAVDSPDSADDVQKIHRDLQRSVFEEQKRQKVRKNQETIRIGSHLPSWREIVQPHEDVARGDFTAAEFAADLHLVHSGQISSPEYRDPVEFFNRTYLTEGLRDLLSRALRRLNGETSASPVVNLQTNFGGGKTHSMLALYHLFGGTATQEFPEEVQELIATNNNPDLSSLNVRRVALVGTYLKPGSPIIKEDGTEVHTLWGELAWQLGGREAYDVIAEDDRAGTNPGEALRTLLTRFSPALILIDEWVAYARQLVTDKELPAGSFETQFTFAQSLTEIARSVPGVMLVVSIPASDATGTGSGSDIEIGGRNGQLALDRLQNVIRRVADQWRPSSKDESFEIVRRRLFQDPDAQGITTIGAVARSYVEMYRKESAHFPREATSMSDDYEKRIRASYPLHPELLDRLYEDWSTLERFQRTRGVLKLVSSIVNELWAANDSSPLIMPGTVPLGTTSVNTDLTQYLEDRWKPIIDSDIEGKGATALEIDAGRTDLGKRIVTRRIARTIFFGAAPRAKSTRKGLDKQYVWLGAAIPGDALDSFANAVELLGQRSTYFYEEQGHYWFDTQPSVTKTANDYAERLREDIETVWNEITRRLQSEQKKRGSFDRVHVAPVSDADIPDLEETRMVILPPRISQAKHDRKESETLTWVQHAVESKGSSQRIHRNSLIFLAPDKNRLETLEANVRTYLGWKKVLESGDSLNLSLQQRRQAEASVGKFDQAVTSKIPDVYMWVIYPQQLDPTQPFTLAVEKVSGSESFSLAERVSEKLKRDEQLITVLGAAILGSILNNDLRELWEKSGEITVGQLWSNFTNYIYMPRLVCRKVLETAIEDALNNVLLEEELFAIAVGKNSETERYQGLVIPPNPGCNIQISDTVMLVHLQKAREQLEKDRIVEVDNGDVVDDFTVIDGNDLTTRFDVNADDLKDGDNGAEKESYSLRATRFFGSVELDPDRYSRSFGRIVDEVISRIAGTGVELQITLDIQAQKLEGFTESEVRVINENTQVLKFRSAGFEEN; encoded by the coding sequence ATGGCGAGCAACAACCGAGAGCGAGTGGGTAAAGCATTCGATCTGCTATCCGAAGGTCTTATTGATGTGGTTGATACTGTCATGACGCAATACTATGAGACTTCGGACTGGCCTATGAAAATGGCGGAAGAAGATGCCCATAGACATAATTCTTCACCACGTATCTTGACTAAAGAAGATGTGTACGTGCAGTTACGCGCAATCACTGAAAAAGGTTACGAGTTCAAAGATATTTTGTCTCGTGCCCAACAAGGATTTGCTGCAGAATTGCGTGAAACTCGGAACTCGTGGGCTCATATCGAAAGATTCTCATCAGACGATACCTTGCGGGCACTTGACACAATAGAGCGTCTACTTCGAGCCGTCGATTCTCCTGATTCGGCTGATGATGTACAAAAGATCCATAGAGATCTGCAACGTTCGGTATTCGAAGAGCAGAAACGCCAAAAAGTACGTAAGAATCAAGAGACAATTCGGATAGGCTCACATCTTCCGTCTTGGCGTGAAATAGTGCAACCACACGAGGATGTTGCCAGGGGTGATTTTACTGCAGCAGAATTTGCGGCTGATCTTCATCTTGTGCATAGTGGGCAAATTTCGAGTCCAGAGTATCGTGACCCGGTTGAATTCTTCAACCGTACTTACCTCACAGAAGGGCTACGCGATCTTCTCTCCCGTGCACTCCGCCGATTGAACGGAGAAACTAGTGCGAGTCCAGTCGTCAACTTGCAGACGAACTTCGGTGGCGGCAAAACCCACTCCATGCTTGCCCTCTATCATCTCTTTGGCGGAACTGCTACGCAGGAATTCCCGGAGGAAGTCCAAGAGCTTATTGCGACAAATAATAATCCCGATCTTTCTTCCCTAAATGTGCGCAGGGTAGCTCTTGTCGGCACCTATCTCAAACCTGGGTCGCCTATTATCAAGGAAGACGGGACTGAAGTTCATACCCTGTGGGGTGAATTAGCATGGCAACTAGGCGGGCGTGAGGCATACGATGTCATTGCCGAAGACGACCGGGCCGGGACGAATCCTGGTGAAGCCTTGCGTACGCTACTTACACGTTTTTCACCCGCGCTTATCCTTATTGACGAGTGGGTTGCTTATGCACGCCAACTCGTTACCGATAAAGAATTACCGGCAGGATCCTTTGAAACTCAATTCACTTTTGCGCAATCTTTGACTGAGATAGCCAGATCTGTGCCGGGCGTTATGCTCGTAGTTTCTATTCCGGCGTCGGACGCTACAGGAACCGGATCTGGAAGCGATATCGAAATTGGAGGCAGGAATGGTCAGCTTGCCCTTGACAGACTCCAAAATGTTATCCGTCGAGTGGCAGATCAGTGGCGGCCTTCAAGTAAAGATGAATCCTTTGAAATTGTGCGTCGTAGATTATTCCAAGATCCGGATGCTCAAGGGATAACAACAATCGGCGCAGTTGCACGAAGCTATGTAGAGATGTATCGGAAAGAGTCTGCGCATTTCCCACGCGAAGCAACTTCGATGAGTGACGACTATGAAAAGCGTATCCGGGCTTCTTATCCACTACACCCAGAACTTTTAGATAGGCTCTACGAAGATTGGTCAACACTAGAACGCTTTCAAAGAACTCGAGGGGTTCTTAAACTAGTGTCTTCAATAGTTAACGAATTGTGGGCAGCCAATGATTCATCGCCACTGATTATGCCAGGTACGGTTCCCCTTGGTACAACGAGCGTTAACACGGACTTAACTCAATATCTAGAAGATCGCTGGAAGCCAATTATCGATTCTGATATCGAAGGTAAAGGGGCTACCGCGTTAGAAATCGATGCCGGACGGACAGATCTCGGAAAGCGCATTGTCACCCGGCGTATCGCACGGACAATATTTTTCGGAGCTGCACCGCGCGCTAAAAGTACTCGCAAAGGTTTAGATAAACAATATGTTTGGCTCGGAGCGGCAATACCGGGAGATGCTCTAGACAGTTTTGCTAACGCTGTTGAGCTTCTTGGGCAACGTTCAACATACTTCTATGAAGAACAAGGCCATTACTGGTTTGATACCCAACCATCTGTTACCAAAACAGCAAACGATTATGCCGAACGGCTCCGTGAGGATATTGAAACAGTTTGGAATGAGATCACCCGTCGGCTTCAAAGTGAGCAGAAAAAGCGTGGTAGTTTTGACCGCGTACATGTTGCGCCAGTATCTGATGCAGATATTCCAGATTTGGAAGAGACACGTATGGTGATCTTACCTCCGCGAATCTCCCAAGCAAAACACGATAGAAAAGAATCCGAAACTCTAACGTGGGTTCAACATGCTGTTGAAAGCAAAGGATCAAGCCAGCGTATCCATCGTAACTCGCTCATCTTCCTTGCTCCAGATAAAAATAGATTAGAAACTCTTGAAGCAAATGTGAGAACTTATCTTGGATGGAAAAAAGTTTTGGAATCTGGCGATAGTCTTAATCTATCGTTACAGCAACGCCGTCAAGCTGAGGCTTCTGTTGGAAAATTTGATCAGGCAGTCACATCGAAAATTCCAGATGTCTATATGTGGGTTATTTATCCGCAGCAACTTGATCCAACACAACCATTTACGTTAGCTGTTGAAAAGGTTTCTGGGTCAGAATCGTTCTCTTTGGCAGAAAGAGTTAGTGAAAAGCTCAAGCGTGATGAGCAACTTATTACAGTACTAGGTGCCGCTATTTTAGGATCTATACTGAATAACGACCTTCGAGAACTATGGGAGAAGTCTGGAGAGATTACAGTTGGGCAGCTATGGAGCAACTTTACAAACTACATCTATATGCCACGCCTAGTGTGCAGAAAGGTACTCGAAACTGCGATTGAAGATGCCCTGAATAATGTGCTCTTAGAAGAAGAACTATTTGCAATCGCAGTTGGGAAGAATTCAGAAACTGAACGCTATCAAGGGCTAGTCATTCCTCCTAACCCGGGATGCAACATTCAAATTAGCGATACCGTCATGCTCGTGCACCTCCAAAAAGCTCGAGAGCAACTTGAGAAAGATCGAATTGTGGAGGTAGACAATGGAGATGTGGTAGATGACTTCACCGTAATCGACGGCAATGATCTGACGACTAGATTTGACGTGAATGCGGACGATCTTAAAGATGGAGATAACGGTGCAGAAAAGGAAAGTTATTCATTACGCGCTACACGTTTCTTCGGTTCAGTTGAATTAGATCCTGATCGTTATTCCCGCTCATTTGGAAGAATCGTGGACGAGGTGATAAGCCGCATCGCTGGAACAGGAGTAGAACTCCAAATTACCCTTGATATTCAAGCTCAGAAACTTGAAGGGTTTACAGAATCAGAGGTCAGAGTTATTAACGAGAACACACAGGTTTTGAAATTCCGCTCGGCAGGATTTGAAGAGAATTAA
- a CDS encoding DUF1156 domain-containing protein, producing the protein MSTHKKKLIETSLPLEAINAASKREKSIRHGNPSTLHLYWSRKPLATARAVLFAQLVDDPVARPEEFPTVEEQDAERARLHKLIERLVIWENSNDEALFAQAQEEIRKSNGGKLPSVLDPFAGGGSIPLEAQRFGLESYASDLNPLAVLLNKSLIEIPSKFSGKAPIHPGSLDQPIYLRAEGLSEDVLYYGQWMRDEAYRRIGHLYPQVSGPDGELHTVIAWKWARTVINPNPANPIEVPLVNSWWLSKKKGKEAWIRASVENGQMRYEVVHDANGPTGDEDGTVNRQGAVSVSDGTPIGFDYIRSEARSGRLGAKLVAVVADTSRGRIYITPTDFHSKIPQIKSPDIVPDSEIFDWPGRINVYRYGMTRWGDLFTNRQLVAMTTLSDLVGEARERVLADALAAGLPEGDRLENGGHGAQAYADAVTTYLALGVSRLADRSSSLCSWDSSRESVRNVFARQAIPMVWDYAEVNPFSSSSGNFLGQIEWVAKALAHTPAVSQGRAEQISATSRNYSNLVISTDPPYYDNIGYADLSDFFYVWLRRSLADIHPSIVGTMLTPKTDELVANPYRHNGKEGAAQFFVSGFNAVFERARQGAITDVPMTVYYAYKQQDGKADGSTSTGWYTLLSGLIEAGWEITATWPMRSELSNRMLSQGTNALASSIVLACRPRPENAATITRRTFIAALKSELPEALRTLMQGTIAPVDLAQAAIGPGISVFSRYARVREADGRDMSVKDALMLINSTLDDVLGEQETDFDPDTRFAVKWYRQYGWKQGDSGIADQLARSSDTSIGALERGGIFEAKGGKARLLSPSQLDGEWNILMDQRVSVWEATVRLAAIMEKNGLDKVAELLAYVQQRINTDAVKELGFLLFHEAEKKNDTKDALLFNGLVSAWSDINTQVSSYVLVAETEYQGALDLGEDKS; encoded by the coding sequence GTGAGTACGCATAAAAAGAAGTTAATCGAAACTTCGCTACCTTTGGAAGCTATTAATGCCGCTTCGAAACGTGAAAAATCGATACGACACGGAAATCCCTCAACACTTCATCTTTATTGGTCTAGAAAGCCGTTAGCAACTGCGCGTGCAGTCTTGTTTGCCCAACTTGTTGATGATCCTGTCGCACGTCCCGAAGAGTTCCCCACGGTTGAGGAACAAGATGCTGAACGAGCCCGCTTACATAAGCTAATAGAGCGTTTAGTGATCTGGGAAAACAGCAACGATGAAGCTCTCTTCGCTCAAGCGCAGGAAGAAATTCGTAAAAGTAATGGTGGGAAATTACCTTCAGTTCTCGATCCTTTTGCTGGTGGAGGCTCTATTCCATTGGAAGCTCAACGCTTTGGCCTTGAGTCTTATGCGAGCGATCTCAATCCGCTCGCGGTATTGCTGAATAAATCTTTGATAGAGATACCTTCAAAATTCTCTGGAAAAGCACCTATCCATCCCGGTAGTTTGGATCAGCCGATATATTTACGAGCTGAAGGACTCTCGGAAGATGTGCTCTATTACGGACAATGGATGCGTGATGAGGCATATCGGCGAATCGGGCATCTCTATCCTCAAGTAAGCGGTCCTGATGGCGAACTGCACACAGTGATTGCCTGGAAATGGGCGCGCACAGTGATAAATCCAAACCCGGCAAATCCTATTGAGGTTCCCTTGGTAAATTCGTGGTGGTTGAGCAAAAAGAAAGGGAAAGAAGCCTGGATTCGAGCCAGCGTAGAGAACGGCCAGATGCGCTATGAGGTTGTGCATGACGCGAATGGTCCAACGGGCGATGAAGATGGGACAGTTAATCGGCAAGGTGCAGTATCTGTGAGTGATGGTACGCCAATTGGGTTTGATTACATTCGATCAGAAGCGAGAAGTGGCCGTTTAGGGGCGAAGCTCGTGGCTGTAGTAGCTGATACTAGTCGTGGACGGATTTATATAACGCCAACGGATTTTCATTCTAAAATACCTCAGATAAAATCTCCAGACATTGTCCCAGATTCAGAGATATTTGATTGGCCAGGACGAATAAATGTTTACCGATACGGAATGACTCGATGGGGAGACTTATTCACTAATCGACAGTTAGTCGCGATGACGACTTTAAGCGATTTGGTGGGTGAAGCACGAGAACGAGTACTCGCCGATGCGCTCGCGGCCGGCTTGCCGGAAGGCGATCGCTTAGAAAATGGCGGACATGGAGCACAGGCATATGCGGATGCGGTCACAACATATCTAGCGCTTGGAGTTAGCCGGCTAGCAGATCGATCTTCAAGCTTATGCAGTTGGGATTCGAGTAGAGAGAGTGTGCGAAACGTTTTCGCTCGGCAAGCTATTCCCATGGTGTGGGACTATGCAGAAGTTAATCCCTTCTCATCCTCCTCAGGAAATTTCTTAGGGCAGATCGAATGGGTGGCGAAAGCTCTCGCGCATACACCGGCTGTTTCGCAAGGTAGAGCAGAACAGATTAGTGCCACAAGTCGTAATTACTCCAACCTGGTGATTTCTACTGACCCGCCTTACTACGACAATATTGGCTATGCAGATTTGTCTGACTTTTTCTACGTCTGGTTACGGCGATCTTTAGCGGATATCCATCCGAGTATTGTTGGAACGATGCTTACGCCTAAAACGGATGAACTTGTTGCAAATCCCTATCGACATAATGGGAAAGAAGGCGCGGCACAGTTCTTCGTCAGCGGTTTTAATGCAGTTTTTGAGCGGGCACGTCAAGGGGCTATTACAGATGTGCCGATGACAGTCTACTACGCTTATAAGCAGCAAGATGGAAAAGCTGATGGATCTACTTCCACCGGGTGGTACACCTTATTAAGTGGTCTCATTGAGGCAGGATGGGAAATTACGGCTACGTGGCCAATGCGTAGTGAATTATCCAACCGAATGTTATCGCAAGGAACTAATGCACTGGCTTCTTCAATTGTGCTTGCCTGTCGCCCGCGGCCAGAGAATGCAGCAACCATCACACGACGTACGTTTATTGCGGCATTGAAATCTGAACTGCCAGAAGCTTTGCGTACTCTTATGCAGGGAACAATTGCGCCAGTCGATCTTGCTCAAGCAGCGATAGGGCCAGGTATCTCAGTATTCTCACGCTATGCGCGAGTGCGGGAGGCGGATGGGCGAGATATGAGTGTTAAAGACGCACTTATGCTCATTAATTCGACCTTGGACGATGTTCTTGGTGAACAGGAAACTGACTTTGATCCAGATACTCGCTTTGCGGTGAAATGGTATCGCCAGTACGGGTGGAAACAAGGAGACTCAGGTATTGCTGATCAACTTGCGCGCTCATCAGATACCTCAATTGGAGCTCTCGAACGTGGTGGAATCTTCGAAGCGAAAGGAGGAAAAGCCCGGCTGCTTTCTCCATCTCAGTTAGACGGCGAATGGAACATTCTTATGGATCAACGAGTCAGTGTTTGGGAAGCTACAGTTCGGCTAGCTGCCATTATGGAAAAGAACGGTCTTGATAAAGTTGCTGAACTACTCGCTTATGTGCAGCAGCGCATTAACACCGATGCAGTTAAAGAACTAGGATTTCTCCTCTTTCATGAAGCTGAGAAGAAAAACGATACGAAGGATGCGCTCCTGTTTAATGGATTAGTTAGTGCATGGAGTGATATAAACACGCAAGTTAGTAGCTATGTTCTAGTTGCGGAAACGGAATATCAAGGAGCTTTAGATTTGGGTGAAGACAAGAGCTGA
- a CDS encoding helicase-related protein, with the protein MESELMLAALQVNQRIHGLVPGENVTLIRVDRIDDDLVEVTYRYDDGRTGERSLTAADVQNFSHVRGAEDAPDFNADPDEFRLAAEALRIKYAATYDPMAAVSSSDVEPLPHQIRAVYEELIPRIPLRFLLADDPGAGKTIMAGLYLKELILRSDCDRAIIVAPGALVEQWREELAQKFDLRFEVFSRQMIDDSVGHNVFAEHPFLIARMDQLSRNEDIMEQLRDVEWDVAIVDEAHRMSAHYSSWEGEVKETKRFALGRLLSETAHNYLLMTATPHAGKEEDFQLFMSLLDRDRFEGKYREGVHRTDTSGIMRRMVKEDLLTFEGKPLFPERKAYTVEYELSADERDLYEQVTDYVRTEMGRADQIAQGGDKKRSNNVGFALTVLQRRLASSPAAILRSLERRQQRLSAKLTEMRNFTYSAGEELENTGTEQEDSRNFDFVDASLQDFSVEDFETFDEETTEEERAAFEEQIEQVVDLATAARTIPELRAEIATLENLILLARRVRYKDDDKKWVRLRAILDEKLLERKISGETRKIIIFTEHRDTLDYLHSKIAAQFGREDSVITIHGGTRREERKLAQERFTHNRHAVVLLATDAAGEGLNLQRAHLMVNYDLPWNPNRIEQRFGRIHRIGQREVCHLWNMVARDTREGDVFARLLDKIKQMSIAYNGSLFNVLGEGDAFQEKSLRDLLIEAIRYGDQPQVKAKLHHIIDEGVSQGLDELRAERALHQEMFADFDLESVRAQMEKARERRLQPGYIAAFFLPAFQRLGGRISQRESGRYEIMFIPQRLSRIARRLDRWAPIPEHYERVTFDRSRMRVDGLLDASMIAPGHPLLHSVIEATIEDLGESLKQGTVLIDRSAEQGDLPMLMYSLEQRIANNFVPADVVSRHFNYALLSQDGHVAMLEAPPYLDYDRPEDAENSMIAEIITSKWVSENHEKEIRARAYYEGLKPRMEELKARLEVETQRVSRQVEERLLAEINHWDSKRNELEAREREGNIGRIRADAALAKVHNLEKRLAERKIQLAKATELVALPTVTRSTVLVLPSKLVCTGKAESQLFANNTAEVERRAVEAVLAVERALGREPMEMPRNNPGYDIRSVDAQGYVYYIEVKGRIEGSDTFTITTNEITFAQTQEGRHRLALVEVSTSCPDSDRVRYVCDAFSHLVPSVTTRSYNELWCDYWERGNDPR; encoded by the coding sequence GTGGAGTCTGAACTGATGTTGGCAGCGTTGCAGGTAAATCAACGTATTCATGGTCTTGTCCCCGGAGAAAATGTCACTCTTATACGTGTTGACCGGATAGATGATGACTTGGTAGAAGTAACGTATCGCTATGATGATGGACGCACCGGAGAGCGGTCCCTTACTGCGGCAGATGTGCAGAACTTTTCTCATGTGAGGGGCGCTGAAGACGCTCCTGATTTTAATGCAGATCCGGATGAATTTCGACTAGCTGCAGAAGCACTGAGAATCAAATATGCTGCGACGTACGATCCAATGGCTGCCGTCAGCAGCTCCGATGTGGAACCCTTACCACACCAGATTCGTGCAGTATATGAGGAACTAATTCCACGTATTCCGTTGCGGTTCTTATTGGCTGACGATCCAGGCGCTGGCAAGACTATCATGGCAGGCTTATATCTGAAAGAACTCATTCTACGTTCAGATTGTGATCGTGCGATTATTGTTGCGCCGGGCGCTTTAGTTGAACAGTGGCGCGAAGAGCTCGCACAGAAATTTGATTTACGGTTCGAAGTTTTCAGTCGGCAGATGATTGACGACTCCGTGGGACACAATGTTTTTGCTGAACATCCATTCCTGATAGCGCGCATGGATCAGCTTTCCCGGAATGAAGATATCATGGAACAACTTCGTGATGTTGAGTGGGATGTCGCGATTGTTGATGAGGCGCATCGTATGTCGGCGCATTATTCATCTTGGGAAGGCGAAGTCAAGGAGACAAAACGTTTCGCTTTGGGGCGCCTACTTTCCGAAACCGCTCATAATTACTTATTAATGACTGCGACTCCACATGCAGGTAAAGAAGAAGACTTCCAGCTATTTATGTCTTTGCTGGATCGTGATCGTTTTGAAGGTAAGTATCGGGAAGGAGTTCACCGCACTGACACGAGTGGAATAATGCGTAGGATGGTCAAGGAAGACCTCTTGACGTTCGAGGGTAAACCGCTTTTTCCGGAGCGTAAAGCATACACGGTTGAATATGAGCTAAGTGCGGATGAGCGTGACTTATATGAACAGGTTACTGACTATGTTCGTACTGAAATGGGGCGGGCTGATCAAATCGCACAAGGTGGTGATAAGAAACGCAGTAATAACGTGGGCTTTGCTTTAACAGTATTGCAACGGCGTTTAGCTTCAAGTCCGGCAGCCATTTTACGGTCGTTAGAACGGCGTCAACAACGGCTTTCGGCAAAGCTTACTGAGATGCGTAACTTTACATATAGCGCCGGAGAAGAATTGGAAAATACAGGAACGGAACAAGAGGATTCTCGCAATTTCGATTTTGTTGATGCATCACTTCAGGACTTTTCAGTAGAAGATTTCGAAACATTCGATGAAGAGACGACGGAAGAAGAACGAGCCGCATTTGAAGAGCAAATAGAACAAGTTGTTGATCTAGCAACGGCTGCTAGAACTATTCCAGAATTGCGTGCTGAAATTGCTACTCTAGAAAATCTAATTCTATTAGCGCGTCGAGTACGTTATAAAGATGATGATAAAAAGTGGGTGAGACTGCGGGCCATTCTCGATGAGAAACTTTTGGAGCGTAAGATTTCTGGTGAAACTCGAAAAATCATTATCTTCACCGAACATCGAGACACTCTAGATTATTTACATTCAAAGATAGCTGCGCAGTTTGGCCGCGAGGATTCGGTGATTACTATCCATGGTGGTACTCGCCGTGAAGAACGTAAATTAGCACAAGAGCGTTTTACCCATAATCGTCATGCTGTTGTTCTTTTGGCAACAGATGCTGCAGGTGAAGGTCTAAATCTGCAACGTGCACATTTAATGGTAAATTACGATCTACCATGGAATCCGAACAGGATCGAGCAACGTTTCGGGCGTATTCATCGCATTGGGCAGCGTGAGGTATGCCATTTATGGAATATGGTTGCGCGCGATACGCGTGAGGGTGATGTTTTTGCTCGCCTTTTAGATAAAATTAAACAAATGTCGATTGCTTATAACGGAAGCTTGTTTAATGTTCTCGGCGAAGGCGATGCGTTCCAAGAAAAGTCACTGCGAGATTTGTTAATTGAAGCGATTCGTTACGGAGATCAGCCGCAGGTTAAAGCGAAGCTTCACCATATTATTGATGAAGGGGTGTCTCAGGGACTAGATGAACTACGTGCTGAACGTGCGCTCCATCAGGAAATGTTTGCTGATTTTGATCTCGAATCTGTTCGTGCGCAGATGGAAAAGGCACGTGAGCGTCGACTACAACCCGGATACATTGCGGCGTTTTTCCTACCAGCTTTTCAACGTCTGGGAGGGAGGATATCTCAACGAGAGTCTGGCAGGTATGAAATAATGTTTATCCCGCAACGGCTGAGCAGAATTGCACGGCGGTTAGATAGATGGGCGCCAATACCAGAACATTATGAACGTGTAACATTTGATCGGTCACGAATGCGGGTAGATGGTCTTTTAGATGCGTCTATGATAGCGCCGGGACACCCATTGTTACACTCAGTTATAGAAGCGACTATTGAGGATCTTGGGGAGTCGTTAAAGCAAGGCACAGTACTTATTGATCGCAGTGCAGAACAAGGCGATTTACCAATGCTGATGTATAGTTTGGAACAGCGTATTGCGAATAATTTCGTACCCGCTGATGTTGTGTCACGTCATTTTAATTATGCATTGTTAAGTCAAGATGGGCATGTGGCGATGTTAGAAGCTCCTCCTTATCTTGATTATGATCGACCAGAAGACGCTGAGAACAGCATGATTGCAGAAATTATTACCAGTAAATGGGTAAGTGAAAATCACGAAAAAGAGATTCGCGCTCGTGCGTATTATGAAGGTCTCAAACCTAGAATGGAAGAACTCAAAGCACGTCTAGAAGTTGAAACGCAGAGAGTTTCTCGGCAGGTAGAAGAGCGGTTACTTGCTGAAATTAATCATTGGGATAGTAAACGTAATGAACTCGAAGCTCGAGAACGCGAAGGAAATATCGGACGTATACGGGCTGACGCGGCGCTTGCCAAGGTTCATAATCTGGAAAAGCGGCTGGCGGAGAGAAAAATTCAATTAGCTAAGGCCACAGAACTTGTTGCATTACCGACAGTGACACGGAGCACGGTTTTAGTTCTTCCGAGTAAGTTAGTTTGCACCGGAAAAGCAGAATCTCAATTGTTTGCGAATAACACAGCCGAAGTGGAGCGTAGAGCTGTGGAGGCGGTATTGGCGGTTGAGCGGGCTTTGGGGCGCGAACCAATGGAAATGCCACGTAACAATCCCGGCTACGATATTCGGTCAGTGGATGCGCAGGGATATGTTTATTATATTGAAGTGAAAGGCAGAATTGAAGGTTCGGACACATTTACGATTACGACGAATGAGATCACATTTGCGCAAACACAAGAAGGCCGACATCGTCTTGCGCTTGTTGAAGTGTCAACTAGTTGTCCAGATAGCGATAGAGTACGTTACGTGTGTGACGCTTTTTCTCATCTCGTGCCATCAGTAACAACTCGTTCCTATAATGAATTGTGGTGTGATTATTGGGAGCGAGGGAATGATCCTCGCTGA